The DNA region ACGGCTAGCAGGCGAGAGGCGCGGCCGGCGATCGAACGTTGGGCCACCTCTACTTCGCGGACACGCGCGGGCCCAACCTTGGCGATCTGTCGGCGGAGTGTGGCGCGCTGCGCCCGGCTGAGCTGTGATTCGATGCGCTGCATCAGGCGATCGTCTGCCCCTACGAGCGCGACCACTACCTGGTCTGGCGCCACGCCGCGCAGCACGCGCGCTAGGTCGATGGGAGAGAGCGTCGCAAGGTCGTCGAAACGCACCTCGACCCGCGGCGGCGCGGGGGCGGGCGTTTGGGGCTCGCTGGCGGTCTCCGTGCTGAGCTTCGCCGCCGGGAGCCAGTCTCGCGACTGCCCCGCGAGCGACGTGGCTAGCTGGTCGCGGGCGTCGTCCGACGCGCTGCCCAGGATCGCGGCGATCGTTTGATGCCGTGACGAGCGGCGCTCGGTGGCGCGGCGTTGGCCCGCGATCCACTCCCGCAGGCCGGTGGCGATGACCTGAAGGTTGTCCGGATCGGGTTCGCCCATGTCCGCCAACCGGTCGAGCACCGGCACACGCATGTGGGCCGGCGATCGCTCGAGCACCTCCGCGGCCAACCGCGGCGGGAGGTAGGAGAGCACCACGGCGATGGTCTGGCTCTGTTCGCCCGCGAGATAGGCAGCCAGCGCCGAGGCGTCGGCGTCCGCGAGGTCGCCAAAGGGCGAGCCGGGCGGCTCGTTCGCCCGTGGCGCGGCGGGGCCGGCCGCGGCGGTGGGCATGCGCAGGATCTGGGTGTCGTTGCCGCCCAGGTGCAGCTCGACACCCGCGACCTCGCGACGCGTGACGGTCGGGCGCGCGACGCGGAACTCGCTGGCGGCCTGCGAACGCTCGCTGTCCTCGATCTCCCCCAGCTCGCGGATCGCTTGACGCAGCGCCGCAGACTCCTCGGGCGAAAGACGCGAGAGGAGCGCCGCGGAAGATTCGGCGTCCATGCTGCGGACCAGCACGGCGGCCTTGCGCAGGGCGTTGTCTGTGGTGGCGGTCATAGGGCTTGCTGCGAGGGTCGTCGGTTGCCGTACGGTGAAGGGTGGGGGCGGTCGCGTTCTAGCCGGCGGCGCCGATCCAACCTCGGAGGATCGCGGCGGCGGCGTCGGGGTCTTCGCGGACGATCTCGGCTAGGTCGTCTTTCAGGGAGTCGGCCTTCCGCAGTTTGAGACGCGGCCGTTCGGGCCCTTCGTCGTCTTCGGCGTCCTGCTCCGCACCGGAAGCGCTGAGCCGCAGCTCCGGCGCGCCCGGGGCCGAATCGGTCGGCGCCGGCTTGGTCACGGAGCGGAGCAGCAACAGGCTCACCAACGCCACGCCGACCATAGAGAAGGCGCCCCAGTTCCTGCCAGACCAGGCGAGCGCCTCGGACGCAACCGACGGTTCGGGCAGCACGACATCGGGCATCGTGTCGATAAACACGACCTCCATCTGGCTCCACTCGTTCTCGCCCACCTTCAGCGTGGGCAGCAGCGGCTTGACGGCCCGTTCAACGCCCTGCTTGATGTCGGTCTCTACCTGGGCGAGCTCGGTCGGGTTGATCTGCTCCGGCACGTCCTCGCCGAGGTCGCGTTTGCGTTGCTTCCAGGTCTCGATCACAAAGTTCCGCGGCACCTCGATGCTGGCCCACACCTCTT from Pirellulimonas nuda includes:
- a CDS encoding FliG C-terminal domain-containing protein, whose amino-acid sequence is MTATTDNALRKAAVLVRSMDAESSAALLSRLSPEESAALRQAIRELGEIEDSERSQAASEFRVARPTVTRREVAGVELHLGGNDTQILRMPTAAAGPAAPRANEPPGSPFGDLADADASALAAYLAGEQSQTIAVVLSYLPPRLAAEVLERSPAHMRVPVLDRLADMGEPDPDNLQVIATGLREWIAGQRRATERRSSRHQTIAAILGSASDDARDQLATSLAGQSRDWLPAAKLSTETASEPQTPAPAPPRVEVRFDDLATLSPIDLARVLRGVAPDQVVVALVGADDRLMQRIESQLSRAQRATLRRQIAKVGPARVREVEVAQRSIAGRASRLLAVGAISRPIRKSA